One Kribbella sp. NBC_00662 genomic region harbors:
- a CDS encoding SAM-dependent methyltransferase, with protein MPDYGQLDLIDLDRASQARVYDLLLGGKNNFEVDRRFVQELVKIAPELPELTRQNRRWLAEVIGRMTTEGGIDQFLDLGAGLPTALNTHEIAQQANVAAKVVYVDHDLTAISHGQALLADDKRSFFAGVDLSDPAAVLNHPDVTAGLDLTRPVGILLGLVLHNVPSPKAVQVVADYVAAVPSGSYVALTNPLNPRDGGRLAEFSTAIEEKLQDAFPQIRFRTRAETAELLGGLELVEPGLVDLTAWWPHDEQTLSSTGAGQLLMVALGRKP; from the coding sequence ATGCCGGACTACGGGCAGCTGGACCTGATCGACCTCGACCGTGCGTCCCAGGCGCGCGTCTACGACCTGCTGCTCGGCGGCAAGAACAACTTCGAGGTCGACCGGCGGTTCGTCCAGGAACTGGTGAAGATCGCACCCGAACTGCCCGAGCTGACCAGGCAGAACCGGCGCTGGCTGGCCGAGGTGATCGGCCGGATGACGACCGAGGGCGGGATCGACCAGTTCCTCGACCTCGGCGCCGGCCTGCCCACCGCGTTGAACACGCACGAGATCGCCCAGCAGGCCAACGTCGCCGCGAAGGTCGTGTACGTCGACCACGACCTGACCGCGATCTCGCACGGACAGGCCCTGCTCGCCGACGACAAGCGCAGCTTCTTCGCCGGCGTCGACCTGAGCGATCCGGCTGCCGTACTGAATCACCCGGACGTGACCGCGGGGCTCGACCTCACTCGACCGGTCGGGATCCTGCTCGGGCTGGTTCTGCACAACGTCCCGAGCCCGAAGGCCGTCCAGGTCGTCGCGGACTACGTGGCCGCCGTACCGTCCGGCTCCTACGTCGCGCTGACCAACCCGCTCAACCCGCGCGACGGCGGCCGGCTCGCGGAGTTCTCGACCGCGATCGAGGAGAAGCTGCAGGACGCCTTCCCGCAGATCCGGTTCCGGACCAGGGCCGAGACGGCGGAGCTCCTCGGTGGGCTCGAGCTGGTCGAGCCGGGACTGGTCGACCTGACCGCCTGGTGGCCGCACGACGAGCAGACGCTCAGCTCGACCGGCGCCGGACAGCTCCTGATGGTCGCGCTCGGCCGCAAACCGTAG
- a CDS encoding polysaccharide lyase 6 family protein, with protein MHRRTFLMGSLGLTAATVTSPASATATRARAVRARTLDELRKAIAAAKPGAEIVLANGTYAIPGDQTVAVGGKHGTAAAPITVRAESVGGVTLNGNNGFALADSSYVVIDGFKLRQQTTFEVPTTCQHIRVSRNDIQLGDSEGSHWVMVRGDATVVERNHFHGKSTLGVFLGVEGPGSDGMARGVRIARNYFSDHTYAGDNGGEPIRLGLSGRSLSDAGATVEENLFERCDGDPEAVSVKSTGNTIRHNTIRNSLGGIVLRHGNRSRVDANFLLAGSNGIRIYGNDHLIVNNYVEQITGSGIVLGSGSVRDHKPEDSPESRRGNDAPDRVTIALNTVQSCGTAISGESQRPLPPLGCSIADNLLIGDAGKQLVSMPYLDGIAFAGNICWGAASDGTIPAGGSTRKDPKLATGSDGVRRLTAGSPAIDAASTSYPSVTRDLDDHPRTGRADVGADEYSKATPHSRPLQPEDVGPASR; from the coding sequence ATGCACCGTCGCACCTTCCTGATGGGCAGCCTCGGCCTCACCGCGGCGACCGTCACCAGCCCCGCGAGCGCGACCGCCACAAGAGCCCGAGCCGTCCGGGCCCGCACGCTGGACGAGCTTCGCAAGGCGATCGCCGCCGCGAAGCCTGGCGCCGAGATCGTGCTGGCCAACGGCACGTACGCCATCCCCGGCGATCAGACCGTTGCCGTCGGCGGGAAGCATGGGACCGCGGCCGCGCCGATCACCGTGCGCGCGGAATCGGTCGGCGGCGTGACGCTGAACGGGAACAACGGGTTCGCGCTCGCGGACTCGTCGTACGTCGTCATCGACGGGTTCAAGCTCCGGCAGCAGACGACGTTCGAGGTGCCGACGACGTGTCAGCACATCAGGGTCAGCCGGAACGACATCCAGCTCGGCGATAGCGAGGGCTCGCACTGGGTGATGGTCCGCGGCGACGCGACGGTTGTCGAGCGCAACCACTTCCACGGGAAGTCCACGCTGGGTGTCTTCCTCGGCGTGGAGGGTCCCGGCTCGGACGGAATGGCCCGCGGCGTACGGATCGCCCGAAATTACTTCTCGGACCACACGTACGCCGGTGACAACGGCGGCGAACCGATCCGGCTCGGACTGAGCGGCCGGTCGTTGAGCGACGCCGGCGCGACCGTCGAGGAGAACCTGTTCGAACGCTGCGACGGCGATCCGGAGGCGGTCTCGGTCAAGTCGACCGGCAACACGATCCGGCACAACACGATCCGGAACAGCCTCGGCGGGATCGTGCTCCGGCACGGCAACCGCTCCCGCGTCGACGCGAACTTCCTCCTTGCCGGAAGCAACGGAATCCGGATCTACGGCAACGACCACCTGATCGTGAACAACTACGTGGAGCAGATCACCGGCTCGGGGATCGTGCTCGGCAGCGGCAGCGTCCGCGACCACAAGCCAGAGGACTCCCCCGAGAGCCGTCGCGGCAACGACGCTCCCGACCGGGTGACCATCGCCCTGAACACCGTGCAGTCGTGTGGAACAGCGATCAGCGGCGAGTCCCAGCGTCCGTTGCCGCCGCTCGGCTGCTCGATCGCCGACAACCTGCTGATCGGTGACGCCGGCAAGCAACTGGTCTCGATGCCGTACCTGGACGGGATCGCCTTCGCCGGGAACATCTGCTGGGGCGCCGCGTCCGACGGCACGATCCCCGCGGGTGGATCGACCAGGAAGGATCCGAAGCTCGCGACAGGCAGCGACGGCGTACGCCGGCTCACCGCCGGCAGCCCGGCGATCGACGCGGCGAGCACGTCGTACCCGAGCGTCACGCGGGACCTCGACGACCACCCCCGCACCGGCAGAGCGGACGTCGGCGCGGACGAGTACAGCAAGGCCACGCCGCACAGCCGTCCGCTGCAGCCGGAGGACGTAGGCCCGGCGTCGCGATGA